The Paenibacillus sp. RC334 nucleotide sequence AAATTACTCGCAACGCAGCTAAAGTATTAAAGCTTGAATTGGATAAAGAAGAAAACCAAGGGAAGAGCCTGCGCGTTGTCATTACTCATTCCCATGGAGACCATGCTCATTACGGGCTGGATTTGGACACGCCTAAAGAAACAGATACCGTCGTATCTACAGATAAAGGCATTGATGTTATTTTGGAAAACGGCCAGCCGCTGCTGGATGGTGTAAAAATTGATTACTTATACTTCCCCGAAGAAGGATTTGTCATTACTAACCCTTCCCAAGGTAATCACGGCGACCACTAAGCCGGAGCACGGAGGGATGACAGATGGCCAATGATATTCGCGTATGTGATGAATGCAATCATATTCGCTTGAAAACGATCCTGCCCAAGCTGCAAAAGATGGCACCGGATGCGGAGATCAAAATCGGTTGCAAATCGTATTGCGGTCCTTGTGGAAAGCGGGCGTTTGTATATGTGAACGGACGTTATATAAGTGCAGCTACAGAGGATGAAGTATTGGAGAAGGCTGCGCGTTTTATAAAATAATTCCAGTACGCAGCATTCACAGCTTTGTATAGTTCCCCTTCTTCTGATCCATGCTAATGGATGCAGACCACTGCCCAGAAGGAGGAGTGACTCATGGCCCAATATGATTCCAATCTCGACAATCACAGTGTCGAGGCCCAAACGCAAAACTCGGTGGACAAGCTTCACCATGCCGTTTCTCAGGCACTGTCACATCCGGCTGAGCAACTGATTGAGCAGGCGGAGCAGTCCCGTACTCATGCGGAGCATGCCTTAGAGCAGGCGAAGGACAGCCTTGGCGACGATGCGGTAGAGGTTGCCGAGGAAATGCTTGGTGAAGAGACACAACGGCTGGAGCAAGCCAAAAAAGCATTGCGCCCATAAGCATTCGTAAATGCAAATGAGCGCGGTTTACTAGCTCAAGAATACAAAAAGCCCGATCATCAGCATATTGCTGCTCGATCGGGCTTTTCTTGTTGGTATTATCTTTCCGGGAATCTGGGAAGAGTGCTGTGTAAGCAACCTTCCTCAGAAAATTTAATTGGATGTCGAAGGAGTCGCAGTGACTTCTTTGATTTCCGGTTCCCATTGGCGAATGAGATCATATGTGATCACCTGATCGGAAATGTTCAACCGATTGAGAGCTTCAGTATACCCCGGTCCGCAGGCGTTCACATCCGTAGGCTGGCCTGTGGTGAGGTTGTAACAAGTTCCTTTGGAGAACGTGCCATCCTCAGATGGAATGTAGTACACACGACCATCAGTGAAAGCGCCACTGCGCAGCACGACCATACGAGGCTTTTCGCTGAACAGATCATTACCCATAAAGTAATACGGTTTCGTTGAAATGCCAAGCAGATGCATCACCGAAGGTGTCAGATCAAGCTGTCCTGCCGGTTCAGTGTAAGTTCCCGCGCGGCTTCCACCGGGAAGATGCACTAGCAGTGGCACCTGGTTCATGATTTTTTGCATGTCGAGATCTGTGAGTGGTTTACCCAGAAATTTCTCATACAGTGCCTTATCTTTAATAGAATTGTCGTGATCCCCGTAGAACATGAGGATCGTATTATCCCACAATCCGTCTTTCTTCATCTGATCGACCAGCTCGCCTAGTGCTTCGTCCACATAATGGACGGATTTCAGATAGTCTCCGAACATGGTCCCTTCAAACTCACCAACGTCCAGATCCACGGCGTCTGGTGGCAGATTGTACGGGTGGTGGCTCGAAATTCCGACCATATAGGCGTAGAACGGCTGTTTTACTTCAGTGGTGAGATCATTGAGCGTTTGACGGAAGAAGGATTTGTCTCCCAGTGACCAGCCGAGTGGCTCATCTATCTCAAAATCCTTTTTACTGTAGAACTTGTCATAGTTCATTGCCTTATACATTGTATAGCGATTCCAGAAGCTGCTGTCGTATACGTGAAATGCATTAGGGCTGTAGCCAGTATCTTTTAGAATAGAAGGCAACGTATCGAATTTATGGTCCGCATAACGGATGAATACCGAGCCTGTAGGGAGCGGATGCAGAGAAGCATGTGTAGAGAAATCCGCGTCCGAAGTACGGCCCTGCGCAGTCTGGTGATAATAATTGTTAAAATACATGCTTTCCTTCGTCAGCTTGTCAAAGTTAGGCGTAATGGCCTGACCGTTGATTTTTTTGCCGATGAAAAAGTTCATATACGCTTCAGCTTGAATGACCATCACATTTTTGCCTTTATACTTGCCGGATAGGTCATTTTTCACTTGGAGCAGCTTTTGATGCTGATTAAACCATTCCTTATCCTTATCGGACTCCGCCTGAGCCAGCGTAGGCTGGGATCCCAGATGATCCTGACTATAGCGGTAAATGTCGTACCCGTGAAATCCGATCAGCCCGGTTACATTGTACAGGGCCATCGACCACCAGTTACCGACGAATATGCCGGTTGCCCACGTGGACGTATAATATTTAATCGGTCCAAAGGTAAAAATGTAGCCGATCAGGAAGGCCAGCGCTCCTTTGGAGAAGCGAAGCAAAAAGCTTTTGGTGAATGAGCGGCGGGACGTTTTGAAGTAAGGATCACTTGTTACATACCGACGCCGTAAGGAAGCCATGAACATCACATACGGAATGAACAGTATCCAGTCTGCAAAAAAGAAAAGATCCCACCAGTACATCAGAGATGCGATACTTCCACCCAAGGAATCAACTTGTCCAGCTTGAAGCAAGACGGGGATCGTAATGAAATCCTGAAAATACCGATAATAAACCATGTCAGAATAAATGAGAGCGGTAAGCAAAATATCGAGCACTACAAGAGCGACCAAACGTCCGCGCCTTGACAGCCATAGGGTCCAAAAACTCACAAGCAGGAGCGAACCGATAGCGATGACATAATCCAGCGGATTCATGTCAATATTTTGGGCATGCAGGTTATGGTGGATCAGAACGAGCTTGCCAATCATAAGTACAAAAAACAGACCAAACCCAAAATATCGGGACAGCAGCATTCTGCTGAACATGTTTCCAGTGCGATTTGCACCGGCCGTGCGAATAACCAACACTTTACCCCCTTCGGCATAAATGTTCGGCTAGTATAAACTACATATTAACGTAATGTTAAAACCGAAATCGCCTTTAATTATTATAGCGCTCATCCCGCGCATTTCAATGATTAAGTAAAGAAAATACAGCATTTTCCTTCCAGTACAGCAGGGGAAAGCCACATTTTTATCCTATGAACAGCACAAATCAGGCCAGGAGGCGAACGGATGGTTCGCTTCCTGGCCTGGGCATCATCTATTTAAGACTGCAACGGCGGAGTATCTTTGCGGCGCGGCGGTAGAGGGCCCAGATACTGATAGTATTGGCATTCGATCCGGCCATTAAACAGCTTGCGTCTCTTATCGGCTTTACGGCCCCAATAGTGCTCGAATTGCTTGGTGGAGCTGATAGCAAAGAAGGACCATGTCTTCATTTCCGCTGCCGTGCGTGCGAGTGAACGGATCAGCTTTTCCACCTCGGATTGCTCGCTCAATCTCTCACCATAGGGTGGATTGGTAATCATCACACCATATTGGCCTTCAAGTCTGACTTTCGTTACAGGCATTACCTTTAGGGAGATATCTTTAGCGAAGCCTGCCGACTTTACAGCTGCCTCTGCGACTTCGATGGCACCCGGGTCAATATCGCTGCCTGCAATCTCGAAAGGAATGTCATCGCGGGTCAAATCCATCGCTTCGTCACGAGCTTGATCCCAAAGCTCGCGACCAATGACAGGCCAGTCCTCCGAGTTAAAGGTACGTCTCAATCCCGGGGCAATATTCCATGCCTGCATTGCTGCTTCTACCAGCAGAGTACCGGAACCGCAGCACGGGTCATAGAATGGTCGATCCGGGGTCCAGCGGCTAAGCTGAATAAGAGCCGAAGCCATCGTCTCTTTGAGCGGTGCCTCCGTTACGAGCTTGCGGTAGCCGCGCTTGTGCAGCCCCGGACCCGTCGTATCGAGCGTTAGCAATGCACGGTCATTTAAGAGAATGACCTCTATAACATAACGAGGGCCGTTCTCCTCAAACCAATCCGTGTGATAGGTTTCCTTGAGCTTTTCCACAATCGCCTTCTTGACGATTCCCTGACTGGCTGGTACGCTACTAAGCTGTGATTTGTGCGAACGTCCCTCTACAGGAAATTCACCATCCAAAGGAATCCAATCCTGCCATGGCAAAGCTTTGGTGCCCTCAAACAGCTCATCGAAGGTGGTTGCGGCAAATTCACCCATTTTAATAAGAACGCGGTCTGATGTGCGCAGCCACAGGTTACACCGGCATATATCCATATAATCACCGGAAAAAACGACGCGGCCATTCTCGACGGTCAGGTCCTCATATCCGAGTTCTCTGAGCTCCCGAGCCACGACGGCTTCAAGTCCCATCGGCGCAGTTGCAATTAGTTGCAGTTGAGTCATTAAACGTATTCACTCCGTCCCCATAATCATATAAGCTTGTTTCAATCCCTATAGTATAGGTCATTGTACACGAAGAGACAAATAATTAAGGCAAATAATTTACGAAGGACATCGCTTTCAACCTGCGTTATGATAAAGCGAGAAGGAGAGATGAAACGTGGAAATTACACCCAATATGACGCCTGAACAATATGTAGACCAACTGGTACAGGAGGATGAAGCGCTCCGCGGCATCAGGGAGGCCATTGTTGGAGAGGGAATGCCTGAGGTATCGGTGGCTCATCCTTACGGGAAGCTGCTTACCTTTCTGATTGAGGCATCCGGCGCGCAGCAGGTACTGGAGATTGGCGCATTAGGCGGATACAGCGGATTATGTCTGGCCCGTGGGCTGGGAGAAAAGGGACGCATTGTGTCATTGGAGCTGAAAGAAGCGTATGCGGCACTGGCACATAGACATATGGAGGAAAACGGCTACGGTGACCGTGTCGAATATCGTCTCGGACCTGCAGCGGACAGCCTGAAGGAGCTTCAGGAAGAGGGGAGGACCTTCGATTTTTTCTTCATCGATGCCGATAAGGAAAATTACCCGGTGTATCTGGAATATGCGATTGCTCTGGCGAATCCAGGAGCCATTATTGCGGGAGATAACTGTTTCCTTCGCGGACGGACGCTTAATACCGACAAGAACGGCCCTGCCGTACAGGCTGTGAGACGCTTTAACGAAACGATAGCTACGGACCCACGGCTGGTTAGTACGCTTTTGCCAGCCTATGACGGATTGGCATTGGCACGAGTAAAATAGGTTGTAATACTACTTATATAGCTATACAAAAAGTAGCTATACAAAAAAGAACCTCCTTGTCCACAAAATTGTGGATCGGAGGTTCTTGTCTGTTCTGGAAGGTTGCCCTTACGAGAGGGCTATTTTACCTGAAATCAGGTGCTGGCTTACGATCGTAGAGCTTCATACGTACCCAGAATATGTTGACGATCAGCAGGACACCTGACATGATGAATAGTCCTTCGATGCCGATAAATCCGGACAGCACCCCGCCAATGACAGCGCCCAGCATATTACCAAGCGACAGCGAGCTGGTATTGAAGCCGAACGAACGGCTTTCCATGCCTTCCGGTGTATACGTGCGAATCAGCGCGTTTACGCTCGGCAGCAGACCGCCCATAAATATACCCATGAAAAAACGAATCGTGACGAGCTGCCACACCTGATTGACAAAAGCCTGTGGAATGAGCATAAGTGCTGTTCCGAGCAGAGCGAGGGTCAAAATGCGGTGTGCCCCGATCTTGTCACTCAATCTTCCAAGCAGCGGCGCAGCGACCATATTGGATACGCCGGTAATGGCTGTAACAAAGCCAGCAATGAGCGCAATTCCTTCTGCCGACCCATACAGCTTTTGCACATATAACGGCAACAAAGATACCGTACTGATCATGGCAAACTGGAGCAGGAACGTTACGGTAAACAGAGCCGGAAGCTGGGGCGTATGGCTTAGCTCCTTTAATCCGGCAAGAACCGAAATTTGCGGTATTCGTGCAGCTTCGGCTTTGCTGAAATCTTCCTTAACCAGAAACATTGCGATGAGAGAGGCTACAAGAATAAGAGCGCCTGTAATGTAAAAGATCGGTCTGAATCCAACCCAGTCAGCCAAAAAACCGCCCATCAGAGGGCCGAGAATCGTACCCGCCATCTGACCGGATTGCATAATCCCCATAGCGAAACCGGTCCGTTCTTTGGGTGTGGTACCCGACACCAGAGAAATCGAAGCCGGATTGAAACCCGAAATCGTACCGTTCAGCAGACGAAGCGCCAACAGTTGCCACGGATGGGTGACCAAACCCATGCAGCCGATCACCAGAGCCATACCGAAACCCGAGCGGAGTAGCATTGCTTTGCGTCCATATCGGTCAGCCAGCTTGCCCCATAGAGGCTGGAACATAAATGAAGTCAAAAAGTTTGCGGCAAAAATAACTCCGGCCCACAGCCCGATATCATGTTCTCCCTTCACATGAAGGTCTTGAGCCAGATAGAGGGCGAGGAATGGAGTAATCATCGTAATACCCGCATTGACCAGAAACTGACCGAACCAAAGCACAATGAGATTGACTTTCCACGTCTCCCACGTTTTCAATGTGCTTTCACTTCCTTTCTGTCATTTCTTGCTGATGCAAAACTACTTATCCTAAGTAGAACTTCCCGGAGCTTTAAAAAAGCCATTTCTCTAGTATAGCACACTTCATTGAAACTTTATCCAAATGTCATGGGTTTGTCATGAATTGTCTGCCAGTGGCGGTTGTTACGACTCTTGAAAAAGGGCATAATAAAACACAGTAGTTACGATTCGAACTGGAGGCTGAAGTCATGACCTACAACGATACCTTTATCCGCGCTTGCCGCAAGCAGGCTGTGGATCATATTCCCGTATGGTACATGCGGCAGGCCGGAAGGTATGATCCTGAATATCGCAAAATTAAAGAGAAATACACGTTGCTTGAAATTTGTCGTCAGCCCGAGCTGGCCGCAGAAGTGACCTTAATGCCCGTGCGCAAGCTCGGGGTGGACGCTGCTATTTTATATTCTGATATTATGAATCCGGTGGCCTCGCTGGGGGTTGATTTTGATATTGTCAAAAATATTGGTCCGGTTATTGATAATCCGATTCGTACTGCGGCGGATGTGGACAAGCTGCGCCCGATTGATGTAGAACGAGATCTGGGTCATATTTTGGAAACGATCCGTATTTTGGACCGTGAGCTGGAGGTACCGCTGATTA carries:
- a CDS encoding heme biosynthesis protein HemY encodes the protein MNCKITRNAAKVLKLELDKEENQGKSLRVVITHSHGDHAHYGLDLDTPKETDTVVSTDKGIDVILENGQPLLDGVKIDYLYFPEEGFVITNPSQGNHGDH
- a CDS encoding DUF1450 domain-containing protein, whose translation is MANDIRVCDECNHIRLKTILPKLQKMAPDAEIKIGCKSYCGPCGKRAFVYVNGRYISAATEDEVLEKAARFIK
- a CDS encoding LTA synthase family protein, with amino-acid sequence MLVIRTAGANRTGNMFSRMLLSRYFGFGLFFVLMIGKLVLIHHNLHAQNIDMNPLDYVIAIGSLLLVSFWTLWLSRRGRLVALVVLDILLTALIYSDMVYYRYFQDFITIPVLLQAGQVDSLGGSIASLMYWWDLFFFADWILFIPYVMFMASLRRRYVTSDPYFKTSRRSFTKSFLLRFSKGALAFLIGYIFTFGPIKYYTSTWATGIFVGNWWSMALYNVTGLIGFHGYDIYRYSQDHLGSQPTLAQAESDKDKEWFNQHQKLLQVKNDLSGKYKGKNVMVIQAEAYMNFFIGKKINGQAITPNFDKLTKESMYFNNYYHQTAQGRTSDADFSTHASLHPLPTGSVFIRYADHKFDTLPSILKDTGYSPNAFHVYDSSFWNRYTMYKAMNYDKFYSKKDFEIDEPLGWSLGDKSFFRQTLNDLTTEVKQPFYAYMVGISSHHPYNLPPDAVDLDVGEFEGTMFGDYLKSVHYVDEALGELVDQMKKDGLWDNTILMFYGDHDNSIKDKALYEKFLGKPLTDLDMQKIMNQVPLLVHLPGGSRAGTYTEPAGQLDLTPSVMHLLGISTKPYYFMGNDLFSEKPRMVVLRSGAFTDGRVYYIPSEDGTFSKGTCYNLTTGQPTDVNACGPGYTEALNRLNISDQVITYDLIRQWEPEIKEVTATPSTSN
- a CDS encoding class I SAM-dependent RNA methyltransferase, giving the protein MTQLQLIATAPMGLEAVVARELRELGYEDLTVENGRVVFSGDYMDICRCNLWLRTSDRVLIKMGEFAATTFDELFEGTKALPWQDWIPLDGEFPVEGRSHKSQLSSVPASQGIVKKAIVEKLKETYHTDWFEENGPRYVIEVILLNDRALLTLDTTGPGLHKRGYRKLVTEAPLKETMASALIQLSRWTPDRPFYDPCCGSGTLLVEAAMQAWNIAPGLRRTFNSEDWPVIGRELWDQARDEAMDLTRDDIPFEIAGSDIDPGAIEVAEAAVKSAGFAKDISLKVMPVTKVRLEGQYGVMITNPPYGERLSEQSEVEKLIRSLARTAAEMKTWSFFAISSTKQFEHYWGRKADKRRKLFNGRIECQYYQYLGPLPPRRKDTPPLQS
- a CDS encoding O-methyltransferase, whose amino-acid sequence is MEITPNMTPEQYVDQLVQEDEALRGIREAIVGEGMPEVSVAHPYGKLLTFLIEASGAQQVLEIGALGGYSGLCLARGLGEKGRIVSLELKEAYAALAHRHMEENGYGDRVEYRLGPAADSLKELQEEGRTFDFFFIDADKENYPVYLEYAIALANPGAIIAGDNCFLRGRTLNTDKNGPAVQAVRRFNETIATDPRLVSTLLPAYDGLALARVK
- a CDS encoding MFS transporter gives rise to the protein MKTWETWKVNLIVLWFGQFLVNAGITMITPFLALYLAQDLHVKGEHDIGLWAGVIFAANFLTSFMFQPLWGKLADRYGRKAMLLRSGFGMALVIGCMGLVTHPWQLLALRLLNGTISGFNPASISLVSGTTPKERTGFAMGIMQSGQMAGTILGPLMGGFLADWVGFRPIFYITGALILVASLIAMFLVKEDFSKAEAARIPQISVLAGLKELSHTPQLPALFTVTFLLQFAMISTVSLLPLYVQKLYGSAEGIALIAGFVTAITGVSNMVAAPLLGRLSDKIGAHRILTLALLGTALMLIPQAFVNQVWQLVTIRFFMGIFMGGLLPSVNALIRTYTPEGMESRSFGFNTSSLSLGNMLGAVIGGVLSGFIGIEGLFIMSGVLLIVNIFWVRMKLYDRKPAPDFR